Proteins encoded by one window of Salicibibacter halophilus:
- a CDS encoding FbpB family small basic protein, with the protein MRRPFRTSFSELVDQNKQDLEQDSDMLEYIERRVEDKQLRRLKKRSNQKNKALS; encoded by the coding sequence ATGCGCAGACCATTCCGTACTTCATTTTCAGAATTAGTAGATCAAAATAAACAGGATCTAGAGCAAGATTCGGACATGCTCGAATATATTGAACGACGCGTGGAGGATAAGCAACTTCGCCGTCTTAAGAAAAGAAGCAATCAGAAAAACAAGGCGCTCTCCTAA
- a CDS encoding VLRF1 family aeRF1-type release factor: MALAEELKEIKSKQDELGILTIYLNTDLSEQDEWKIRLKNGIKRLEEYAEKSGEKEGKKAVKNLLREANAYIYDQQKNMQKSLVLFASADGDLWTAKILQVPVESSFQWDAAADTAQLEEIQEKYPAAGIIVTQQRDVTLIDVALGEVRDEKKFSWDLEKEDWVDYDDQSSPPSAADTSVDDFQRRFEENKHRWYKNLAPVLTKELKNRGLNGSYFVGSKEAVSELTQHFGDSYIKGKIAKNLGSKPAHEIVDQVYGSDIR; this comes from the coding sequence ATGGCATTAGCTGAAGAATTGAAAGAAATTAAAAGTAAGCAGGACGAACTTGGCATTTTGACGATTTACTTAAACACGGACTTAAGTGAACAGGATGAATGGAAGATTCGCCTTAAAAATGGAATAAAACGCCTGGAAGAGTACGCCGAAAAAAGCGGTGAAAAGGAAGGAAAAAAAGCCGTAAAAAATCTTTTGCGTGAAGCTAATGCTTATATTTACGACCAGCAGAAAAACATGCAAAAAAGTCTCGTTCTTTTTGCTTCCGCCGATGGGGACCTTTGGACGGCAAAAATACTTCAAGTCCCCGTTGAAAGCTCATTCCAATGGGATGCAGCAGCAGACACGGCTCAGTTGGAGGAAATCCAGGAAAAGTACCCGGCTGCGGGGATCATTGTGACACAGCAGCGGGACGTCACCCTAATTGACGTTGCGCTCGGGGAAGTTCGCGATGAGAAAAAGTTCAGCTGGGATTTGGAGAAAGAAGACTGGGTGGATTACGATGACCAATCATCTCCACCGTCAGCGGCAGACACAAGCGTTGATGATTTTCAACGTCGTTTTGAAGAAAACAAGCATCGCTGGTATAAAAATCTCGCCCCTGTGTTAACGAAGGAACTGAAAAACAGAGGTTTAAACGGATCTTATTTTGTCGGGAGCAAAGAGGCGGTATCAGAGCTTACCCAGCATTTCGGCGATTCGTACATCAAAGGAAAAATCGCGAAAAACCTAGGCTCTAAACCTGCCCATGAAATCGTCGATCAAGTGTACGGATCGGATATCCGCTAA
- a CDS encoding YihY/virulence factor BrkB family protein → MAKKIVKRMIQSTWEYRLFDIAAQMAYYFLLALFPLLIVLLSILHFFPVGVHDVLVLIQPYVPEQLLSFIAANLSDVLDVRRTETLSISTLVTVWMTLMGSFAVIRAVNSAYQFPDPPFIRMVLVGFVLVFTLLTAVIVSLLFPVFGEPIGRFIFTLLGLEESMQIFWSFIRWGISFLVVGVVLLILYIIVPSQRMSWRDTWPGALFATVGWQAASLGFSYFNQWNDYTIIYGGLGTIIGLMVWFFLTAFMILLGAQLNAVMMDIHRVDKR, encoded by the coding sequence ATGGCTAAAAAGATCGTGAAGCGAATGATCCAATCAACCTGGGAATACAGACTATTTGATATAGCCGCACAGATGGCCTACTATTTCCTGTTGGCTTTGTTCCCTTTGCTCATCGTTCTTCTAAGCATTTTGCATTTTTTTCCAGTAGGTGTCCATGATGTTCTTGTGCTCATTCAGCCTTATGTGCCGGAACAATTATTGTCTTTCATTGCCGCAAATTTAAGTGATGTATTGGATGTCAGGCGAACGGAGACGCTTTCCATCAGCACACTCGTCACCGTTTGGATGACGTTAATGGGATCTTTCGCCGTTATCCGGGCAGTTAACAGCGCTTATCAATTCCCCGACCCACCCTTCATTCGAATGGTTCTCGTCGGGTTCGTGCTCGTCTTCACGTTACTGACGGCAGTCATTGTCTCGTTGTTATTTCCGGTCTTCGGAGAACCTATTGGCCGGTTTATTTTTACCCTCCTCGGCCTGGAAGAATCGATGCAAATCTTCTGGTCGTTTATCCGTTGGGGGATTAGTTTTCTTGTTGTTGGGGTAGTGCTGCTCATTCTTTACATCATCGTACCGAGCCAACGTATGAGCTGGCGTGACACATGGCCTGGCGCATTATTTGCTACCGTTGGGTGGCAGGCAGCTTCGCTCGGTTTTTCCTATTTTAATCAATGGAATGATTACACCATTATCTATGGAGGTCTGGGCACCATCATCGGGCTGATGGTCTGGTTTTTCCTAACCGCCTTTATGATTCTTCTCGGTGCACAGCTGAATGCGGTTATGATGGACATACACCGTGTGGACAAACGTTAA
- a CDS encoding MDR family MFS transporter, translating into MQETDHPDTKSVSKWGVLIAALLGGFMVILNNSLMNVALPYFMELFQITAVEGQWIVTAFALGMAIVMPLTSYLSKRFGPKKIFLIGTFIFFAGSLAGPFSWNFTSIIFFRLLQGFGGGLIMPLTMMLIFKHFPKNERGLALGIWGVAAMVAPTIGPTLGGILLEFFSWEMLFYINVPTAFIAAGAAVYFLQKDSEPIMLRFDWLGFLFISFGLVAAMVGIDFLQSYPGDLWVYGIIAAGVAGILLFIWQELRSDEPLLNIRILKNAVFSGSLIVISFSVMAMFSVLLLVPILIQDIYGYSPLYAGFALFPQAISMGIAMTIGGRVLDKKGPYIVIMFGVVTTTIATFAIGFSIGQVGIMVLIVCLIFQGIGNGLINTPASTAGLNALKEEHVPAGSAFNNVSRQLIKVICIVFLSIFFEYRRGAHLTANDWTVAGERAVQDSYLLVASLLVASIILVFYLRKRW; encoded by the coding sequence ATGCAAGAGACAGACCATCCGGATACAAAAAGTGTTAGTAAATGGGGCGTGCTTATCGCTGCTTTGCTTGGCGGCTTTATGGTTATTTTAAACAACAGCCTCATGAATGTTGCCCTCCCGTATTTCATGGAGCTTTTTCAAATTACCGCTGTTGAAGGGCAGTGGATTGTTACCGCATTTGCACTGGGAATGGCAATCGTGATGCCCCTGACGAGTTATCTAAGTAAACGTTTCGGCCCTAAAAAAATCTTTTTAATCGGTACGTTTATTTTTTTCGCCGGTTCTTTAGCCGGCCCTTTTTCATGGAATTTTACGAGCATCATTTTCTTTCGATTGCTTCAAGGGTTCGGCGGCGGTTTGATCATGCCGCTTACGATGATGCTCATCTTTAAGCACTTTCCAAAAAATGAACGCGGGCTCGCGTTGGGCATTTGGGGAGTGGCTGCCATGGTGGCCCCGACCATTGGTCCAACCCTCGGCGGCATACTTTTAGAGTTTTTTTCTTGGGAAATGCTGTTTTATATCAATGTTCCCACCGCGTTTATCGCTGCCGGTGCTGCCGTTTATTTTTTGCAAAAAGATTCAGAACCAATCATGCTTCGTTTTGATTGGCTTGGATTCCTATTCATTAGTTTCGGTCTCGTCGCTGCCATGGTTGGTATCGACTTCCTGCAGTCCTATCCCGGTGACCTATGGGTGTATGGAATTATTGCTGCTGGCGTAGCCGGGATCTTATTATTTATTTGGCAGGAGTTAAGAAGCGACGAACCTCTCTTGAATATACGCATTTTAAAAAATGCCGTTTTCAGCGGAAGCTTAATTGTCATCAGTTTCAGTGTAATGGCCATGTTTTCTGTTTTGCTGCTTGTCCCTATTCTTATTCAGGATATTTATGGCTACTCGCCTCTTTACGCCGGATTCGCCCTCTTTCCGCAGGCGATATCGATGGGCATCGCGATGACAATCGGGGGACGGGTTCTTGATAAAAAAGGGCCTTACATCGTTATCATGTTCGGTGTTGTGACGACAACCATTGCAACATTCGCCATCGGATTTTCCATTGGGCAAGTTGGCATCATGGTGCTTATTGTCTGCTTGATTTTCCAGGGCATCGGGAACGGATTGATCAATACGCCCGCGTCCACCGCGGGATTGAACGCGTTAAAAGAAGAACATGTCCCTGCCGGATCGGCGTTCAACAACGTTTCCCGGCAATTAATAAAAGTCATCTGCATCGTATTTTTATCGATTTTTTTTGAATATCGCAGAGGCGCTCACTTAACCGCAAACGATTGGACAGTGGCTGGAGAACGGGCTGTCCAGGATTCCTACTTGCTTGTCGCCTCCTTGCTGGTTGCCTCCATCATTCTCGTCTTTTATCTAAGAAAACGGTGGTGA
- the ligD gene encoding DNA ligase D encodes MSFMLAFSREQLPEGNQWLYELKYDGYRAQLIWDGSTCSLISRNHNRLEKQFPEIVATCQEYFPEKTTVHLDGEIVLFQNPGLADFHALKRRHRLRSQTAIHAASRKYPVCFLAFDILVAEDHDMKNEPYLKRKQELQRLFGSFDLPKKPVTHDTRRIQSIPACEDAEAIQYKAKLYRSEGIIAKTNLHTYIGKRSETWLKIKTPYVLSCFILSYTPANGYFEVGVFKGEEAITLGQCAHGFSKTEKETLIAIIKNNGRWNPRAHKHEIDPSIVVRLAFTTYSNDFREARFQSFELNTPASTCTWETWENAFLKWPERVALTHPEKPLWETPKIIKHDFLGYARAIAPYVLPHLTKRLLTVVRYPHGRYGEAFFQKQCPDYAPSYVEIEAFEDTEHIVSNHVDTVLWLANQLAIEWHIPFSLSSSRYVEEIVLDLDPPDAGAFPLAIEGANVLKEIFDQLGLTSFVKFSGNKGLQVYLPLIKKRYTYEDTHPFTEAIGAYCLQYRPDLFTRERLKKHRGRKLYIDIPQHAFGKTIIAPYSLRGNEEALVACPLFWEEVSSGLNRTAFTLRGVQQRLQDEGCPFHTFMETQNQLPDFSHH; translated from the coding sequence ATGTCTTTCATGTTAGCATTCAGCCGGGAGCAACTTCCCGAGGGAAATCAATGGCTTTATGAATTAAAATACGACGGCTATCGCGCACAGCTGATTTGGGACGGGTCGACATGCTCCCTCATCAGCCGTAATCATAATCGGTTGGAAAAACAATTCCCCGAAATCGTGGCCACTTGCCAGGAGTATTTTCCTGAAAAAACAACCGTGCATCTCGACGGTGAAATCGTTCTTTTTCAAAACCCGGGGCTTGCCGATTTTCATGCACTCAAGCGCCGGCACCGGCTTCGTTCACAAACTGCCATTCATGCCGCAAGCCGCAAGTACCCTGTATGCTTCCTCGCTTTCGACATTCTTGTGGCCGAGGATCACGACATGAAAAATGAACCTTATTTAAAAAGAAAACAAGAGCTTCAGCGTCTATTTGGAAGCTTTGACCTGCCCAAAAAACCGGTCACGCATGATACACGCCGTATTCAATCGATCCCTGCGTGTGAGGATGCGGAAGCCATTCAATATAAAGCCAAGCTGTACCGCAGCGAGGGCATCATTGCAAAAACAAACCTGCACACCTACATCGGCAAACGCTCGGAAACCTGGTTAAAAATAAAAACCCCTTACGTCCTTAGCTGCTTCATCCTTTCTTACACGCCTGCAAATGGTTATTTTGAAGTGGGTGTTTTTAAAGGGGAAGAAGCAATCACCCTTGGCCAATGTGCCCATGGCTTTTCAAAAACGGAAAAAGAAACACTGATCGCCATCATAAAAAATAACGGCAGATGGAATCCGCGGGCACACAAACACGAAATCGACCCTTCCATCGTTGTGAGACTCGCGTTTACGACCTACAGCAATGATTTTCGGGAAGCACGCTTTCAATCGTTTGAACTCAACACACCTGCCAGCACGTGTACATGGGAAACATGGGAAAATGCCTTTCTGAAATGGCCGGAGCGGGTGGCCCTCACACATCCCGAAAAACCTTTATGGGAAACCCCCAAGATTATCAAACACGATTTTCTCGGCTATGCCCGGGCGATCGCCCCCTATGTCCTCCCCCATCTCACCAAACGGTTGCTGACGGTCGTTCGTTATCCGCACGGCCGGTATGGAGAAGCGTTTTTTCAAAAACAATGTCCCGATTATGCCCCTTCCTATGTGGAAATTGAAGCCTTTGAAGATACCGAGCATATCGTTTCCAATCATGTGGATACCGTGCTGTGGCTGGCCAATCAACTCGCGATCGAATGGCACATTCCGTTTTCGCTGTCGTCGAGCCGTTATGTTGAGGAGATTGTCCTTGATCTTGATCCCCCGGATGCGGGAGCTTTTCCGTTAGCGATCGAAGGCGCAAATGTTTTAAAAGAAATCTTCGACCAACTAGGGTTAACAAGCTTTGTAAAATTTTCCGGAAATAAAGGGCTGCAAGTATATCTCCCCCTTATTAAAAAACGATACACATACGAAGACACACACCCGTTCACAGAAGCGATTGGGGCTTATTGCTTGCAATATCGGCCTGATTTATTCACCCGGGAACGATTGAAAAAACACCGCGGAAGAAAGCTGTATATCGATATTCCCCAACATGCATTTGGCAAGACCATTATTGCCCCGTACTCGCTTAGGGGAAACGAGGAAGCGCTAGTTGCCTGTCCTCTGTTCTGGGAAGAAGTCTCCTCAGGTCTTAATCGGACAGCGTTCACTCTCCGTGGCGTCCAACAACGGCTGCAGGATGAAGGCTGCCCGTTCCACACTTTTATGGAAACACAAAATCAGCTCCCCGATTTCAGCCATCATTGA
- the ku gene encoding non-homologous end joining protein Ku — protein MHTIWKGSIQFGLVSIPVKLHAATENKSVSFRNLHKKCHTPIKYEKVCPVCEETVENEDIVKGHEMNDGRFVVVNEEELKELKEAKTEKAVEILDFIHIDEIDPVYFNRSYYLGPDDGGSKAYALLRKALSDTRKVGIAKIMIRSKEQLAVLRIRDETLLMETLHYPDEIRASADVPNVPSSENIDKKELDTAVLLIEQLTANFEPEKYEDEYRENLLALIDSKQNGESVVTPEKEEKPDNVTDLMDALQASVDRTKKKSGGKKTTTAKKQTASKKSS, from the coding sequence TTGCACACAATTTGGAAAGGGAGCATTCAGTTCGGGCTTGTCTCTATCCCGGTCAAATTACACGCGGCTACCGAAAATAAATCGGTCTCGTTCAGGAACCTTCATAAGAAATGCCATACGCCGATCAAATACGAGAAGGTTTGTCCGGTTTGTGAGGAAACAGTGGAGAATGAGGATATCGTAAAAGGGCATGAGATGAATGATGGCCGATTCGTTGTTGTTAATGAGGAAGAATTGAAGGAATTAAAAGAAGCAAAAACTGAAAAAGCAGTGGAAATTCTTGATTTTATCCATATTGATGAAATCGACCCCGTTTATTTTAATCGCAGCTATTATTTGGGTCCGGATGACGGGGGATCGAAGGCGTATGCCCTCTTACGAAAAGCCCTTTCCGATACTCGAAAGGTTGGAATCGCCAAGATCATGATTCGCTCAAAAGAACAGTTGGCTGTGTTGCGGATTCGCGATGAGACATTACTGATGGAGACATTGCATTACCCCGACGAAATTCGAGCAAGTGCCGATGTGCCCAATGTACCTTCGAGTGAAAATATCGATAAAAAAGAACTTGATACGGCAGTTTTATTAATTGAACAATTAACCGCCAACTTTGAGCCGGAAAAATATGAGGATGAGTACAGGGAAAACCTGCTCGCGCTCATTGACTCAAAACAAAACGGTGAAAGCGTCGTTACCCCGGAAAAAGAAGAAAAGCCGGATAATGTGACGGATTTGATGGATGCGTTGCAAGCATCTGTCGATCGAACAAAAAAGAAATCGGGGGGAAAGAAAACAACAACAGCAAAGAAGCAAACGGCGTCCAAGAAATCGTCGTAA
- a CDS encoding OsmC family protein: protein MEFRIANEEAFTTEAPFGELLISGEDEHGFRPYQLLVSSIAGCSGSVLRKIMRKRRVEIGDIRINADVTRNDKEPKEVKTVHLHYTIEAAGVKEELMEKMLDIAKKNCSIVQSVEPAITVTESFTLNA, encoded by the coding sequence ATGGAATTTCGGATCGCAAATGAGGAAGCCTTCACGACGGAAGCACCGTTTGGGGAATTGCTGATTTCCGGGGAGGATGAGCATGGCTTTCGCCCATATCAACTCCTCGTATCATCGATCGCTGGCTGCAGTGGAAGTGTGCTCCGGAAAATCATGCGAAAGCGCCGCGTGGAGATCGGAGATATTCGTATTAACGCGGATGTGACGAGAAACGATAAGGAACCAAAGGAGGTCAAAACGGTACACCTTCATTACACGATTGAAGCAGCAGGCGTCAAAGAAGAACTTATGGAGAAAATGCTGGATATCGCAAAAAAGAATTGCTCAATCGTTCAATCGGTAGAACCGGCGATCACCGTGACGGAGTCGTTTACATTGAACGCGTAG
- a CDS encoding YfkD family protein — translation MRGFVLIASMLFLSLSIAVPGSVYADEEESDSFSKPDHVYDVARENTYSNTSRELPELEPSELTQDLQETAEATIDNPELVSLLNESTIKDSKIPFGTNASIYLGTWALNYDSEHTEMNWEYENINTNEQDNRGGDTVVSLQYKQTQNKEVKGELNSDVPQIDGVKNLMRMKASDKTSLPLSFSSTLGQGTEVGPNYQVEGKKLGVLHGYVPAVHEKGTITYGEVYVKMKGNKRSLEVKNIEKQAVDGWIPVKDHVTLTYRNG, via the coding sequence ATGAGAGGTTTTGTATTAATAGCGTCAATGTTATTTTTAAGCTTGTCTATCGCCGTGCCGGGAAGCGTGTATGCCGATGAAGAAGAAAGTGATTCATTCTCGAAACCGGACCATGTCTATGACGTTGCCAGAGAAAACACATACAGCAATACGAGCCGTGAATTACCCGAGCTTGAACCTTCGGAATTAACGCAAGACTTGCAGGAAACAGCCGAGGCAACCATCGATAACCCGGAACTTGTTTCTTTGTTAAATGAATCAACCATCAAGGATTCGAAAATCCCCTTTGGCACGAATGCTTCCATATATTTGGGAACATGGGCGTTGAATTACGATTCAGAGCATACGGAAATGAACTGGGAGTACGAGAATATTAATACAAATGAACAGGATAATCGCGGCGGCGATACGGTCGTTTCTCTCCAGTACAAGCAGACGCAAAACAAGGAAGTCAAAGGGGAATTGAACAGTGATGTCCCCCAAATCGACGGCGTCAAAAATTTGATGCGAATGAAAGCATCGGATAAAACGTCGCTGCCGCTTTCTTTTAGTTCCACGCTTGGCCAAGGCACAGAAGTTGGACCTAACTATCAAGTGGAAGGCAAGAAACTTGGTGTATTGCACGGGTATGTGCCGGCTGTCCATGAAAAAGGAACAATCACCTACGGGGAAGTATACGTGAAAATGAAAGGAAACAAGCGCTCCCTTGAGGTGAAAAACATTGAAAAACAAGCCGTTGATGGTTGGATCCCCGTAAAAGATCATGTGACTTTAACGTATCGAAACGGGTAG
- the yfkAB gene encoding radical SAM/CxCxxxxC motif protein YfkAB — protein MTIKANTAISPANDPWEAYDDYQQFGKHTLTNVEFTTTTLCNMRCEHCAVGSLLSRREPSDGLPVELLKERLDEVEHLRALSITGGEPMLSKKSVDKYVVPLLRYAYERGASTQINSNLTLPLQQYEAILPYLDVLHITHNYGSFEDFAAIGFAHMTNPPAMEKRQLFFDRMVENAKTLTGEGIMVSAETMVNKRTLPHLEAIHDQIVEMGCQRHEVHPMYPSDFASEMEIATLPEIRDGIHRLLDHRERDTWMLFGTLPFYACNQDQEDLQLLKRVYASKNVTVRNDPDGRSRLNADVFSGNISVTDFGEGPALGNLQNTSLATAFANWKQSSLAHSLHCHCPSVRCLGPNALVKNAYYKNTDFQARSSNL, from the coding sequence ATGACGATCAAAGCAAACACGGCGATTTCACCGGCTAATGATCCGTGGGAAGCCTATGATGACTACCAACAATTTGGAAAACACACGTTAACAAACGTTGAATTTACGACAACCACCCTTTGCAATATGCGTTGCGAACATTGTGCCGTCGGTTCATTGTTAAGCCGTCGAGAGCCCTCCGATGGCCTTCCGGTGGAATTGCTGAAAGAACGTCTGGATGAAGTCGAGCACCTCCGTGCCTTAAGCATCACGGGCGGGGAACCGATGCTTTCCAAAAAATCGGTGGATAAATACGTCGTGCCCCTGCTTCGTTACGCGTATGAACGAGGAGCGAGCACGCAGATCAACTCGAATTTGACATTGCCCTTACAGCAATATGAAGCCATCCTTCCATATCTCGACGTCTTGCATATCACACATAATTACGGCAGCTTTGAGGATTTTGCCGCTATCGGTTTCGCGCATATGACAAACCCTCCGGCCATGGAAAAGAGACAGCTTTTTTTTGACCGAATGGTGGAAAACGCTAAAACGTTAACGGGGGAAGGCATTATGGTTTCGGCGGAAACGATGGTAAATAAACGGACGTTGCCCCACCTTGAAGCCATCCACGATCAAATTGTGGAGATGGGATGTCAACGACACGAGGTGCATCCGATGTACCCGAGTGATTTCGCAAGTGAAATGGAAATCGCGACGTTACCGGAAATCAGAGACGGTATTCACCGTTTGCTCGATCACCGTGAACGGGATACGTGGATGCTTTTCGGGACATTGCCTTTTTACGCTTGTAATCAGGATCAAGAAGATCTTCAGTTGTTAAAACGGGTATACGCTAGCAAAAATGTCACAGTAAGAAATGATCCTGACGGTCGAAGCCGATTAAATGCGGATGTTTTCAGCGGCAACATTAGTGTCACCGATTTTGGGGAGGGTCCTGCCCTCGGCAACCTCCAAAACACATCGCTCGCGACCGCATTCGCCAACTGGAAACAGTCTTCGCTGGCACATTCTCTTCATTGCCATTGCCCGTCCGTTCGATGCCTCGGACCGAATGCCCTCGTGAAAAACGCCTATTATAAAAACACTGACTTTCAAGCACGATCAAGCAACCTTTAA
- the pdaA gene encoding delta-lactam-biosynthetic de-N-acetylase, protein MDRRTGKKRGTWLIMALLLFMFACHSAYGEDVYDWNFKPAKNNEPATTEPHYIEMLDRYDGYFIGDTDTKNIYLTFDSGYENGCTDVILDVLKEKNVPAAFFVTGYYFEREEDLIKRMDDEGHIVGNHSWNHPSFPDLNDEEVVAELSKVEEAFKALTGKEMIYLRPPRGTFNDRTMKIAKDEGYHHIFWSFAYVDWDPNAQKGKAYAYDRIMDRVHPGAVLLLHSVSKDNATALGDVIDGLEAEGYQFKSLDHLTGRRFPLDQ, encoded by the coding sequence ATGGATAGAAGGACCGGGAAAAAACGAGGCACGTGGTTGATCATGGCGCTCCTTTTATTCATGTTCGCCTGTCATTCAGCTTACGGCGAAGACGTGTACGATTGGAACTTCAAACCGGCAAAAAACAATGAACCGGCCACGACAGAACCTCATTACATCGAGATGCTCGACCGCTATGATGGTTATTTTATTGGAGATACGGATACGAAGAATATCTATCTTACGTTTGACAGCGGCTATGAGAATGGTTGCACAGACGTTATTTTGGATGTACTAAAAGAAAAGAATGTTCCTGCGGCATTTTTTGTTACCGGTTATTACTTCGAGCGTGAAGAGGATTTAATTAAAAGAATGGATGACGAAGGGCATATCGTCGGCAATCATTCCTGGAATCATCCGAGTTTTCCTGATTTAAATGATGAAGAAGTGGTGGCGGAGCTGTCAAAGGTGGAGGAGGCGTTTAAAGCGTTGACGGGGAAGGAAATGATTTACTTGCGCCCTCCCCGCGGCACATTTAATGACCGAACGATGAAAATCGCGAAAGATGAAGGTTACCATCATATTTTTTGGTCATTTGCGTATGTCGATTGGGATCCGAATGCGCAAAAAGGCAAAGCATATGCTTATGACAGGATTATGGACCGTGTTCATCCCGGTGCGGTTCTACTGCTCCATTCGGTATCGAAAGACAACGCGACAGCGCTCGGCGATGTTATTGATGGTCTGGAAGCAGAAGGATATCAATTTAAGTCTCTGGACCATCTAACCGGCCGGCGTTTTCCATTAGATCAATGA
- a CDS encoding GAF domain-containing protein, with product MSVSTDLAAIRIIADTTQNKNISTVLQQALKALVDNVAYIHYAAWFKEDTAEVSISSNSNDTYAGTLSFPVSENEGGEEIGKLVVATKESVAFDVTDLTTLQEVANHIAQWSRVH from the coding sequence ATGTCTGTTTCCACAGATCTAGCCGCCATAAGAATTATTGCCGACACAACACAGAACAAAAACATTTCTACCGTTTTGCAACAGGCACTAAAGGCCCTCGTTGACAATGTGGCTTACATCCACTACGCGGCCTGGTTCAAAGAAGATACAGCGGAGGTATCGATCTCTTCAAACAGCAATGATACATATGCCGGAACATTAAGCTTTCCCGTAAGTGAAAACGAAGGCGGGGAAGAGATCGGGAAATTGGTCGTCGCTACTAAAGAAAGTGTCGCTTTTGATGTGACGGATTTAACAACGCTTCAAGAAGTCGCCAACCACATAGCACAATGGAGCCGTGTTCATTGA
- a CDS encoding GNAT family N-acetyltransferase has protein sequence MFNSGRLHFREIKKSDRKALEDLYSDPAVMRFADGPKTKSETEEWMEQSLRDYRSFGVGFWVAEKRENGEFVGQCGFRPQKINGRIHMGFGYLLARPSWGKGYGKEAAYACRNFAFEQLAIEGLTSIIHPLNIPSIKIARSLGMEKKDCIYKHRQWMDVYTIENPGAEK, from the coding sequence ATGTTTAACAGTGGCCGTTTGCATTTCCGGGAAATAAAGAAAAGTGATCGGAAAGCGTTAGAAGATTTGTATTCCGACCCCGCCGTGATGCGGTTTGCAGATGGCCCAAAAACAAAAAGTGAAACAGAGGAATGGATGGAGCAATCGCTTCGGGACTATCGAAGTTTCGGTGTCGGTTTTTGGGTTGCGGAAAAACGGGAAAACGGTGAATTTGTCGGTCAATGCGGTTTTCGTCCACAAAAAATAAATGGACGGATCCATATGGGCTTCGGTTATCTTTTAGCAAGGCCGTCATGGGGAAAGGGATACGGGAAAGAAGCAGCCTATGCTTGCAGAAATTTCGCATTTGAACAATTAGCGATTGAGGGGTTGACGTCTATCATTCATCCGTTAAATATTCCGTCCATAAAAATCGCCCGCTCTCTCGGAATGGAAAAAAAAGACTGCATCTATAAACATAGGCAGTGGATGGATGTGTATACGATTGAAAACCCAGGGGCAGAAAAGTGA
- a CDS encoding ectoine synthase, with product MKIINLEDIKGSDQEVDAGNWTSRRLLMKDDNMGYSVNDTIIRAGTETHIWYQNHLEAVYCIEGEAEVETLKDNKTYRITPGTLYALDEHDEHLLRGIKDARMVCVFNPPLSGREVHDENGVYPADLD from the coding sequence ATGAAAATCATTAATCTTGAAGATATTAAAGGATCGGACCAAGAGGTAGACGCCGGCAACTGGACGAGCCGCCGCCTGCTTATGAAAGATGACAATATGGGTTATTCAGTAAATGACACGATCATTCGGGCAGGCACGGAAACTCATATTTGGTATCAAAACCACCTTGAAGCGGTCTACTGTATTGAAGGTGAAGCTGAAGTAGAAACGTTAAAGGACAATAAAACGTATAGAATTACTCCCGGAACCTTGTATGCCCTCGATGAACACGATGAACATTTATTGCGTGGCATAAAGGACGCACGCATGGTATGCGTGTTTAATCCACCATTGAGCGGCCGTGAGGTCCATGATGAAAACGGCGTATATCCCGCTGATTTAGATTAA